One Chionomys nivalis chromosome 4, mChiNiv1.1, whole genome shotgun sequence genomic region harbors:
- the Dixdc1 gene encoding dixin isoform X6, which yields MGGTQVKCLTSPSPIHSAKSESIITQAEEKADFVIVPSEGIENRTDETDSPLSRDWRPGSPGTYLETTWEEQLLEQQEHLEKEMEEAKKMISGLQALLLNGSLPEDEQERPLALCEPGVNPEEQLIIIRSRLDQSMEENQDLKRELLKCKQEARNLQGVKDALQQRLTQQDTSVLQLKQELLRANMDKDELHNQNVDLQRKLDERNRLLGEYKRELGQKDRLLQQQQAKLEEALRKLSDASYQQVDLERELEHKDVLLAHCMKREADEVTNCNSHSSQRNGFVLPVAGRGAASVTHRGPQTSDLQLVRDALRSLRNSFSGHDPQHHTIDSLEQGISSLMERLHVMETQKKQERKVRGRSLRTQASSEYRASWPPNSTLPHSQSSPAVSSTCTKVLYFTDRSLTPFMVNIPKRLGEVTLKDFKAAIDREGTHRYHFKALDPEFGTVKEEVFHDDDAIPGWEGKIVAWVEEDHREN from the exons ATGGGAGGGACACAAGTCAAATG TCTGACTTCACCCAGCCCAATCCACAGTGCAAAGAGTGAATCCATTATAACCCAGGCAGAGGAAAAGGCCGATTTTGTGATTGTTCCCTCTGAAGGAATAGAGAACAGAACAG ACGAGACAGACTCTCCATTATCCCGAGACTGGAGGCCTGGGAGCCCGGGGACGTACCTGGAAACCACATGGGAAGAACAGCTATTGGAACAACAAGaacatttagaaaaagaaatggaggaagcaaagaaaatgatttcaggACTACAG GCCTTACTACTCAATGGCTCCTTACCTGAAGATGAACAGGAGAGACCCTTGGCCCTCTGCGAACCAGGAGTCAACCCTGAGGAACAACTG ATTATAATCCGAAGCCGTCTGGATCAGAGTATGGAGGAGAATCAAGACCTCAAG AGGGAGCTGCTGAAATGCAAACAAGAAGCCAGAAACCTGCAGGGGGTGAAG GATGCCTTGCAGCAGAGGTTGACTCAGCAGGACACATCTGTTCTTCAGCTCAAGCAAGAGCTTCTGAGGGCAAATATGGACAAGGATGAGCTGCACAACCAGAAC GTAGATCTGCAGAGGAAGCTAGATGAGAGGAACCGGCTCTTAGGAGAATACAAA AGAGAGCTGGGGCAGAAGGACCGCCTCCTTCAGCAGCAGCAGGCCAAGTTGGAAGAAGCACTCCGGAAACTCTCGGATGCCAGCTACCAGCAG GTGGATCTAGAACGGGAGCTAGAACATAAAGATGTCCTTCTGGCTCACTGTATGAAAAGAGAGGCAGACGAG GTGACAAATTGCAACAGTCACAGCTCTCAGCGCAATGGCTTTGTTCTTCCAGTAGCAGGGAGGGGTGCCGCTTCGGTCACCCACAGAGGG CCACAGACCAGTGACCTCCAGCTCGTCCGAGATGCTCTCCGCAGCCTGCGCAACAGCTTCAGCGGTCACGATCCTCAGCATCACACCATTGACAGCTTGGAGCAGGGCATCTCCAGCCTCATGGAGCGTCTGCATGTCatggagacacagaagaaacaagaaaggaag GTTCGGGGCAGGTCACTCAGAACTCAAGCAAGCAGTGAATACCGGGCATCCTGGCCCCCTAATTCAA CGTTGCCTCACTCCCAGAGTTCTCCAGCCGTCAGCAGCACTTGCACTAAAGTGCTCTATTTCACTGACCGGTCACTCACGCCCTTCATGGTCAATATACCAAAGAG GTTGGGGGAGGTGACACTGAAGGATTTTAAAGCAGCTATTGATCGAGAAGGGACTCACCGGTACCACTTCAAAGCACTGGATCCCGAGTTTGGCACCGTCAAAGAAGAG gtTTTCCATGATGATGATGCCATCCCTGGATGGGAAGGGAAAATTGTGGCCTGGGTGGAAGAAGATCATAGAGAGAATTAA